CGTCGCGCCGACATAGAAGGCGTGGTCGCACCACATGCGGTGACGGGCGCGGGCGAGCTTGTCGCGCACCCGGTCCTCGCTGTCGGTGTTGGGGTTGGTGTTGGGCATTTCGAAGACGGCGGTGACGCCGCCCAGCACCGCCGCGCGGCTGCCCGATTCGAGGTCTTCCTTATATTCGAGGCCCGGCTCGCGGAAATGGACCTGGCTGTCGATGCAGCCGGGCAGCACGTCCAGCCCGGTGCAGTCGATCACTTCGCCCGCGTCGCCCAGCGACGGGCCGATCGCCGCGATCTTTCCTGCGCGAACGCCCACGTCCACGCTTTCCGCGCCGCCCGGCGTATGGACGGCGCCGTTCCTGAGGATGAGGTCGAAAGTCTGGGCCATGTCATTCACCGCTTGGATATGAATGCCGCCTGTCCTACCTAAAGCCGATGACCGGCACCACCCTTCGCGACCGCGCGATCCTCAGAATTTCGGGCGAGGAAGCCCGCCCCTTCCTCCAGGGCCTGCTGACCCGCGACGTGATGGGCCTGAAAGAGGGCGAGCCGCGCTGGACCGGCCTGCTGACGCCGCAGGGGAAGGCGCTGTTCGACTTCATCCTGTGGGGCGATGGCGAGGACGTGCTGATCGATGGCGAGGCCGCGCAGGCGGACGCGCTGGCGAAGCGCCTGACCCTCTATCGCCTGCGCCGGAAGGTGACGATTGCCCGGGAAGACGGGCTGGCCGCGCACTGGTCCCCCGATGCGGCGGACAGGCCGCTCGACCCGCGCCTGCCCGCGCTCGGCCATCGCTGGGTCGGTCCGGCCGGGGACGGGGACG
This genomic window from Sphingobium cloacae contains:
- the ygfZ gene encoding CAF17-like 4Fe-4S cluster assembly/insertion protein YgfZ is translated as MTGTTLRDRAILRISGEEARPFLQGLLTRDVMGLKEGEPRWTGLLTPQGKALFDFILWGDGEDVLIDGEAAQADALAKRLTLYRLRRKVTIAREDGLAAHWSPDAADRPLDPRLPALGHRWVGPAGDGDAAPAFRAHRLALGVFEGAEELGQDQTLWLETNAGELHGVDYDKGCYVGQENTARMHYRNKVSRRLVAVPLDQADEKRQRAALPDLGLSIELRRVEALGAALVPDWLAAAMAEKAAE